From a region of the Mobula birostris isolate sMobBir1 chromosome 28, sMobBir1.hap1, whole genome shotgun sequence genome:
- the LOC140189015 gene encoding histone H3, which yields MARTKQTARKSTGGKAPRKQLATKAARKSAPATGGVKKPHRYRPGTVALREIRRYQKSTELLIRKLPFQRLVREIAQDFKTDLRFQSSAVMALQEASEAYLVGLFEDTNLCAIHAKRVTIMPKDIQLARRIRGERA from the coding sequence ATGGCCCGCACCAAGCAGACAGCGCGTAAATCGACCGGAGGGAAAGCTCCTCGCAAACAGTTGGCGACCAAAGCGGCGCGGAAGAGCGCTCCAGCCACCGGCGGAGTGAAGAAGCCTCATCGCTACCGGCCTGGCACCGTGGCTCTGCGGGAGATCCGGCGCTACCAGAAATCCACCGAGCTGCTCATCCGCAAACTTCCCTTCCAGCGCCTGGTGCGGGAGATCGCTCAGGACTTCAAAACCGATCTGCGGTTCCAGAGCTCGGCCGTCATGGCCCTACAGGAGGCCAGCGAGGCTTACCTGGTCGGGCTGTTTGAGGACACTAACCTGTGCGCCATCCACGCCAAGCGAGTCACCATCATGCCCAAGGACATCCAGTTGGCCCGCCGCATCCGCGGGGAGCGCGCCTGA
- the LOC140189017 gene encoding histone H2B-like codes for MPDPAKPAPKKGAKKALSKPASKTGKKRKRSRKETYAIYIYKVMKQVHPDTGISSKAMSIMNSFVNDIFERIAGEASRLAHYNKRSTISSREIQTAVRLLLPGELAKHAVSEGTKAVTKYTSSK; via the coding sequence ATGCCTGATCCAGCGAAACCCGCTCCCAAGAAGGGCGCCAAGAAAGCTTTGTCCAAACCAGCGAGCAAGACTGGCAAGAAGCGCAAGAGGTCGAGGAAGGAGACTTACGCCATCTACATCTACAAAGTGATGAAGCAGGTTCACCCCGACACCGGCATCTCCTCCAAGGCCATGAGCATCATGAATTCATTCGTCAACGATATTTTCGAGCGCATCGCGGGCGAGGCTTCCCGCCTGGCCCATTACAACAAGCGGTCCACCATCAGCTCCCGGGAGATCCAGACCGCCGTGCGGCTGCTGCTGCCCGGGGAGCTGGCCAAGCACGCCGTGTCCGAAGGGACAAAGGCGGTGACCAAGTACACCAGCTCCAAGTGA
- the LOC140189022 gene encoding histone H2B 1/2-like, which yields MPETAKPAPKKGAKKTLPKPAGKAGKKRKRLRKESYSIYIYKVMKQVHPDTGISSKAMSIMNSFVNDIFERIGGEASRLAHYNKRSTITSREIQTAVRLLLPGELAKHAVSEGTKAVTKYTSSK from the coding sequence ATGCCTGAGACAGCGAAACCCGCTCCGAAGAAGGGCGCCAAGAAAACTCTGCCCAAACCAGCCGGTAAGGCAGGGAAGAAGCGCAAGAGGCTGAGGAAGGAGAGTTACTCCATCTACATCTACAAAGTGATGAAGCAGGTTCACCCCGATACTGGCATCTCCTCCAAGGCCATGAGCATCATGAACTCATTCGTCAACGACATCTTCGAGCGCATCGGGGGCGAGGCTTCACGCCTGGCCCATTACAACAAGCGGTCAACCATCACCTCACGGGAGATCCAGACCGCCGTGCGCCTGCTGCTGCCCGGGGAGCTGGCCAAGCACGCCGTTTCCGAAGGGACAAAGGCGGTGACCAAGTACACCAGCTCCAAGTAA
- the LOC140189014 gene encoding histone H1-like produces the protein MTETAPAETAPPAAPAAAKKTPKKKAAGRSKPAGPKLGEQIDKIVADCRDRKGMSAVAIMKALTSSGVDVGKRRAQIRMCIRKRVESGSLVQTKGAGLSGSFKSGQGKSAVKAVKKANKPSVKKSAIKKSPSKKSGAKNPAAKKAAAKKPAAKKAAAKKPAAKKAAAKKPAAKKTAAKKPAAKKAAAKKPAASKPKSPKKLAAPKKAAAKNTAVKK, from the coding sequence ATGACCGAGACAGCACCCGCCGAAACGGCTCCTCCAGCCGCACCCGCCGCCGCAAAGAAGACTCCCAAGAAGAAGGCGGCCGGCCGGAGCAAACCAGCCGGTCCCAAGCTGGGCGAACAAATCGATAAGATTGTGGCGGATTGTCGCGATCGGAAGGGAATGTCCGCTGTGGCCATCATGAAGGCTCTGACCAGCAGCGGTGTCGATGTGGGGAAACGTCGCGCCCAGATCAGGATGTGCATCAGGAAGAGAGTGGAAAGCGGCTCCTTGGTTCAGACCAAGGGCgcgggtctttcgggatcctttaAATCCGGTCAAGGAAAAAGTGCCGTGAAAGCGGTGAAGAAAGCGAACAAGCCATCGGTAAAGAAATCTGCCATCAAGAAATCTCCAAGCAAGAAGTCTGGCGCCAAGAACCCAGCGGCTAAGAAAGCGGCAGCGAAGAAACCAGCGGCTAAAAAAGCGGCAGCTAAGAAACCAGCGGCTAAAAAAGCGGCAGCTAAGAAACCAGCGGCTAAAAAAACGGCAGCTAAGAAACCAGCGGCTAAAAAAGCGGCAGCTAAGAAACCAGCGGCGTCGAAGCCAAAGAGCCCCAAGAAACTCGCAGCCCCGAAGAAGGCGGCTGCCAAGAACACAGCAGTCAAAAAGTGA
- the LOC140189021 gene encoding histone H4 — protein sequence MSGRGKGGKGLGKGGAKRHRKVLRDNIQGITKPAIRRLARRGGVKRISGLIYEETRGVLKVFLENVIRDAVTYTEHAKRKTVTAMDVVYALKRQGRTLYGFGG from the coding sequence atgtctggcagagggaaaggaggcaaAGGACTGGGCAAAGGCGGAGCCAAGCGGCACCGTAAAGTGCTCCGTGATAACATCCAGGGCATCACCAAACCGGCCATCCGCCGTCTGGCTCGCCGTGGCGGCGTCAAGCGGATCTCGGGTCTGATCTACGAGGAGACCCGCGGGGTGCTGAAGGTTTTCCTGGAGAATGTGATCCGGGATGCGGTCACCTACACTGAACACGCCAAGCGCAAGACGGTCACTGCCATGGATGTGGTGTACGCTCTGAAACGCCAGGGCCGCACTCTCTATGGCTTCGGCGGCTGA